The following proteins are encoded in a genomic region of Planococcus lenghuensis:
- a CDS encoding purine/pyrimidine permease, translating to MNKQAFTNTTMETIQWFIFLLASTVALPIVIGAIYEMNFIELSGLMQRTFFVVGVASLLQGLFGHKLPIMEGPAGIWISIFSVMAITGLQDGTSLEETLRSLQTTMMLTGLFLLLFGVFKISQKILPIFTPLVTGTFFFLLTVQLSGTFLQGMLGLQQGAGTIQVMDAALAFLTFFLVLGLSIFARGWLSSYAVFIGIVIGWVAYLLIVGGQDTEGEVSVFAVPEVLAFGMPTFNFGMIPIAFITAVIIISNVVASIVAVNQTLDIKPKDRRAQVDRGTTFSGIGTGLSGMFSGIANVPLATSAGFIALTGQKRKAPFIYASALLIVLTFFPPLVALVSSIPSPIANAALMASFVQLVGLAINNVSMTTLDSRKVTIIGVAYLIGMGTMFLPPEVFADLPGIVQNLVSNGLLLGTGLVIIIEQLWKDKEETSYTK from the coding sequence GTGAACAAGCAAGCTTTTACAAACACTACAATGGAAACCATTCAATGGTTCATTTTTTTGCTCGCCAGTACCGTAGCGCTGCCGATTGTTATCGGCGCAATCTATGAAATGAATTTTATCGAGTTATCCGGTCTCATGCAGCGGACATTCTTCGTCGTTGGTGTGGCTTCTTTGCTGCAGGGGTTATTCGGACATAAGCTGCCGATTATGGAAGGGCCGGCCGGCATCTGGATCTCTATTTTTTCCGTTATGGCGATTACCGGACTCCAGGACGGCACTTCGCTGGAAGAAACGCTTCGTTCGCTGCAGACGACGATGATGCTGACGGGGCTGTTCCTGTTGCTGTTTGGCGTATTTAAAATATCGCAGAAGATTCTTCCGATCTTTACGCCGCTCGTCACAGGCACATTCTTTTTCCTGCTGACCGTCCAGCTTAGCGGTACCTTCCTGCAAGGGATGCTGGGCCTGCAGCAAGGGGCAGGAACCATCCAGGTGATGGATGCCGCGCTTGCGTTCCTGACATTCTTCCTGGTGCTTGGGCTGTCAATTTTCGCCCGGGGCTGGCTGAGCAGTTATGCTGTGTTCATCGGCATCGTCATTGGCTGGGTGGCGTATCTCCTTATCGTCGGGGGACAAGACACGGAAGGGGAAGTGAGTGTGTTCGCAGTGCCGGAAGTCTTGGCGTTTGGCATGCCGACATTTAATTTCGGCATGATTCCCATTGCCTTCATCACCGCGGTCATCATCATTTCAAATGTTGTCGCGTCCATCGTGGCGGTCAATCAGACTTTAGATATTAAACCAAAAGACAGACGGGCGCAAGTCGACCGGGGAACTACGTTTTCAGGAATCGGCACCGGCTTATCGGGCATGTTTTCAGGCATCGCGAATGTGCCGCTCGCGACGTCTGCGGGGTTCATCGCATTAACGGGACAGAAGCGGAAAGCGCCATTTATTTATGCGTCTGCTTTGCTGATCGTACTGACATTTTTCCCGCCGCTTGTCGCATTGGTATCCAGTATCCCGTCACCGATAGCCAATGCCGCATTGATGGCTTCGTTCGTCCAATTGGTTGGTCTCGCGATCAATAATGTATCGATGACAACGCTGGATTCCAGAAAAGTGACCATCATCGGCGTCGCTTATCTGATCGGCATGGGCACGATGTTCCTGCCGCCGGAAGTCTTCGCCGATCTGCCGGGAATCGTGCAGAATCTGGTGAGCAATGGACTGCTGCTTGGTACCGGGCTTGTCATCATAATCGAGCAGTTATGGAAAGATAAAGAAGAAACGTCTTATACGAAATGA
- a CDS encoding GtrA family protein, protein MSFFRRNKQGLLQFANYGLIGILCAGLDLLVLNALLIFFPTTDPFLLALFNTIAYTAAVSNSYYWNAKYTFKVKKSRKQLIPYIGQAAVSLLISNLVFLAGLWALGRLSWFPGWIDTNIAKGLSMYASFQASFFFNKYLVFRTAAQKPTETGAAPGTQGWKKSKRNEDDQ, encoded by the coding sequence ATGTCTTTTTTCAGACGGAATAAACAAGGGCTGCTTCAGTTTGCGAATTACGGGCTGATCGGGATTTTATGTGCGGGGCTGGATTTGCTCGTACTGAATGCCCTGCTCATTTTTTTCCCGACCACGGATCCGTTCCTGCTGGCCCTGTTCAATACGATCGCCTATACGGCAGCTGTATCGAACAGTTATTATTGGAATGCAAAGTATACCTTCAAAGTAAAGAAAAGCAGAAAACAATTGATCCCCTATATCGGACAGGCAGCTGTCAGTTTACTGATCTCCAATCTGGTGTTTCTTGCCGGTCTCTGGGCTTTGGGGAGACTTTCTTGGTTTCCGGGCTGGATTGATACAAACATTGCAAAGGGACTGTCGATGTATGCTTCTTTTCAAGCAAGTTTCTTTTTTAATAAATACCTCGTATTCCGGACAGCTGCCCAAAAGCCGACGGAAACCGGGGCCGCGCCAGGCACACAGGGCTGGAAGAAGTCGAAGCGCAATGAAGATGACCAGTGA
- a CDS encoding DMT family transporter: MKGILFALAGGFFLTFQSAANATISIGIGTWQAAAMTQFTGFVLAVLIVLLLRDQSFRELRHVSPLYASGGMLAAIVLFSNMTAVHRMGVTLTIGVFLIAQLISAVAIDSKGWFDMTKKKIGRTQIIGVVLMIGGVIVLKW; the protein is encoded by the coding sequence ATGAAAGGTATTTTATTTGCGCTGGCCGGCGGGTTTTTTCTGACGTTCCAAAGTGCGGCAAACGCCACGATCAGCATCGGAATCGGCACGTGGCAGGCAGCGGCAATGACGCAATTCACCGGTTTTGTGCTGGCCGTTCTGATCGTGCTCCTCTTGCGGGATCAGTCATTCCGGGAGCTCCGTCACGTCTCCCCGCTATACGCATCGGGGGGCATGCTGGCGGCCATTGTGCTATTCAGCAATATGACGGCAGTTCACCGGATGGGCGTTACGCTGACGATCGGTGTTTTCCTCATTGCCCAATTGATCTCAGCTGTCGCCATCGACAGCAAAGGCTGGTTTGATATGACTAAAAAGAAAATCGGCCGCACACAAATCATCGGCGTCGTACTGATGATTGGCGGGGTCATTGTACTGAAATGGTAA
- a CDS encoding Crp/Fnr family transcriptional regulator: MDERIARYLKQFGLTDLFPVHVRQLMHIKAYAGGERLFTQGEEAHALYLLVDGKLKISMLSPEGKRLIAAFKTPFDLVGDIEYVQACPLINTVEAVTETQVIRIPFPVLRNEMADNAAWLQFLLETITRKFEVRSRVMNFNLLYAVDVRIASYLLSMTPDRAVIDSTSLVDMADLIGTSYRHLNRVLEQFEQAGWITKKRGKITIYNREALLEQAGHNIYE; this comes from the coding sequence ATGGATGAACGCATAGCCCGCTACCTTAAGCAATTCGGTTTGACGGATTTGTTCCCTGTGCATGTCAGGCAATTGATGCACATAAAGGCATATGCAGGCGGAGAGCGCTTATTCACCCAAGGCGAAGAAGCGCATGCGCTTTATCTGCTCGTCGACGGGAAACTTAAAATTTCCATGCTTTCTCCTGAAGGGAAACGCCTGATTGCAGCATTCAAAACACCGTTTGATTTGGTCGGCGATATTGAATATGTACAGGCATGTCCGCTGATCAATACAGTGGAAGCCGTCACGGAGACTCAGGTGATCCGGATTCCCTTCCCCGTTCTGCGGAATGAAATGGCAGATAATGCAGCGTGGCTGCAATTCCTGCTGGAAACCATCACCCGTAAATTCGAAGTGCGATCACGGGTGATGAATTTCAATCTTCTCTACGCAGTCGATGTCCGCATCGCCAGTTACCTGCTGTCCATGACACCGGACCGGGCTGTGATCGATTCCACCTCGCTTGTTGATATGGCGGACTTGATCGGCACAAGCTACCGGCATTTAAACCGCGTCTTGGAACAATTCGAGCAAGCGGGATGGATCACGAAAAAACGCGGGAAGATCACCATTTATAACCGGGAAGCTCTCTTGGAGCAGGCCGGTCATAACATTTACGAGTAG
- a CDS encoding DMT family transporter produces MAIGILLALVGGILVCLQNTFNANVKKQVSVWSTTALVLGLGFAASFAAGLMFEGTGLFVFDAEPWFWFSGIVGIGVVVCVTQGVQILGPSRAISLVMVSQIFFGLMWDTLGWLGVEQVPFTWQSFLGVLLISSGVVLFQLGPKLERSAVPQGQPAWKEVQ; encoded by the coding sequence ATGGCCATCGGAATTTTACTTGCATTGGTTGGAGGCATACTTGTCTGCCTCCAAAACACCTTCAATGCCAACGTTAAAAAACAAGTCAGCGTCTGGTCTACGACCGCACTGGTGCTGGGACTGGGATTTGCAGCCTCGTTTGCAGCCGGACTTATGTTTGAAGGTACCGGATTATTCGTGTTTGATGCCGAGCCGTGGTTCTGGTTCAGCGGAATCGTCGGAATCGGTGTCGTCGTTTGTGTAACGCAGGGCGTACAAATCCTCGGCCCGAGCCGCGCCATTTCCCTCGTCATGGTGTCTCAAATCTTCTTTGGCCTGATGTGGGATACGCTTGGCTGGCTCGGGGTGGAACAAGTGCCATTCACCTGGCAGTCCTTCCTCGGTGTCCTGCTCATCAGCAGCGGCGTGGTTCTGTTTCAATTAGGGCCGAAACTGGAGCGTTCCGCTGTCCCGCAAGGACAACCGGCATGGAAAGAAGTGCAATAA
- a CDS encoding DUF4334 domain-containing protein has protein sequence MNHRMVLDTLLEQQNVSRKEALQLFDWLDEVEVDFMTGLWKGRELKTDHPLDGLLEASGWFGKRIVNADTVDPLVFPKDERRLYRINPGLLPLSVPFSFIPRILVRQLAPKVAPFLKTKKSRARIRRMEYRGVDSAAMIYDQLPIIDVFRKVDERTVLGMMDMKGQQPYFFILERVG, from the coding sequence ATGAATCACCGGATGGTGCTGGACACCCTGCTGGAACAGCAGAATGTATCCCGAAAGGAAGCGCTTCAATTATTTGACTGGCTGGACGAAGTAGAAGTGGATTTTATGACCGGGTTATGGAAAGGAAGGGAATTGAAGACGGATCATCCGCTGGACGGACTCCTTGAGGCTTCCGGCTGGTTCGGCAAACGAATCGTCAATGCCGATACCGTCGATCCACTTGTGTTCCCGAAAGATGAGCGGCGGCTTTACAGGATAAATCCGGGTTTGCTTCCCCTGTCTGTTCCGTTTTCATTCATTCCACGTATTCTCGTCCGGCAGCTGGCGCCGAAAGTGGCTCCGTTTCTGAAAACAAAGAAAAGCAGGGCGCGGATCCGGCGGATGGAATACCGGGGAGTAGATAGCGCTGCAATGATTTATGACCAGCTGCCAATCATTGATGTGTTCCGGAAAGTCGATGAACGGACAGTGCTTGGCATGATGGACATGAAAGGGCAGCAGCCTTATTTCTTTATACTTGAACGGGTTGGCTAG
- a CDS encoding IS3 family transposase (programmed frameshift) → MRKFTETEKFEAVQQYLNGNASYRGIAEQIGIDHKSVRKWVGLYRAHGMDGLRLRSSCTNYSVTFKLDVLKDMMETGASLLATAVKYNISSPQTVLRWKRQLMDRPETLLSLEKEESAVKRDQRKTSDQQDALEKALAAAEAENERLRMELAYFKKAESLSSEKGVITNQERAQAVFELRHEFPVNQLIKVAGMARSTYYACVARMNRPDPDAALKEQIQAIYDEHDGNYGYRRICDQLVNQGIRVNHKKVQRLMGELGLKSTFRPVRTRKYNSYPGKGSHVAPNLLDRQFTADQPNEKWATDITEFKVCSQKLYLSPVLDLFNGEIITYTLGARPTYKLVSTMLDQALERLTPGDDLLLHSDQGWHYRIEPYRETLVANHITQSMSRKGTCLDNSVMENFFGIMKSEFLYKRTFATVEQFERELADYMEYYNCKRIKSKLNGRSPVHYRLQLQAAA, encoded by the exons ATGAGGAAATTCACAGAAACCGAAAAATTCGAAGCGGTCCAGCAATATCTGAATGGGAATGCCTCCTATCGGGGCATCGCTGAACAGATTGGGATTGATCACAAATCAGTCCGGAAGTGGGTTGGTCTGTATCGGGCGCACGGGATGGATGGTCTCCGGCTCCGTTCTTCATGTACAAACTACTCGGTTACGTTTAAACTGGACGTACTCAAGGACATGATGGAGACGGGCGCCTCCCTCCTGGCTACGGCTGTCAAGTACAATATCTCTTCCCCGCAGACCGTGCTTCGCTGGAAACGGCAGCTAATGGACCGGCCAGAGACGCTCCTCTCCCTCGAGAAGGAGGAGTCGGCGGTGAAACGGGACCAACGGAAGACGTCAGATCAGCAGGATGCACTGGAAAAGGCGTTGGCAGCTGCCGAGGCGGAGAACGAGCGCCTGCGCATGGAGCTTGCCTATT TCAAAAAAGCTGAGAGCCTTAGCTCAGAAAAAGGAGTCATCACCAACCAAGAACGGGCGCAAGCCGTCTTCGAGTTAAGGCATGAATTTCCGGTGAATCAACTGATCAAGGTGGCGGGCATGGCCCGCAGCACCTATTATGCATGTGTAGCGCGCATGAACCGGCCAGACCCGGACGCGGCACTCAAAGAACAGATCCAGGCCATCTATGATGAACACGACGGCAATTACGGGTATCGCCGCATCTGTGATCAACTGGTGAACCAGGGGATACGGGTGAACCATAAAAAAGTACAGCGCCTCATGGGCGAACTGGGATTGAAAAGCACCTTTCGACCGGTACGGACCCGGAAGTATAATTCGTATCCCGGCAAAGGCAGCCATGTGGCGCCGAACCTTCTGGATCGCCAGTTCACAGCGGATCAGCCGAACGAAAAATGGGCCACCGACATCACGGAATTCAAAGTGTGCAGCCAGAAGCTGTATCTGTCACCGGTGCTGGATCTGTTTAACGGTGAAATCATTACGTATACCTTAGGCGCGCGTCCAACCTACAAACTGGTGTCCACCATGCTGGACCAAGCGCTCGAGCGCTTAACACCGGGCGATGACCTTCTTCTGCATTCCGACCAAGGCTGGCATTACCGGATTGAGCCGTACCGTGAAACGCTTGTGGCGAACCACATTACCCAGAGTATGTCCCGAAAGGGTACCTGCTTGGATAATTCGGTGATGGAGAACTTCTTCGGCATCATGAAATCCGAATTTCTGTATAAGCGGACATTTGCGACAGTTGAGCAGTTCGAACGGGAATTGGCCGACTACATGGAGTACTACAACTGCAAGCGCATTAAGAGCAAACTGAATGGCCGGAGTCCGGTTCACTACCGACTCCAGCTACAGGCCGCTGCCTGA
- a CDS encoding GNAT family N-acetyltransferase — protein sequence MLVKYKKTCEKIAMGLLGLMPNERNVKELQKLIRIYEEKPEMQLYFWREGEDYIGLLGLEMEGDHVVVCHIAVNPSHRGEGLGQVMVEQIEQRVQPRKVKLTQETEKLCLTVC from the coding sequence ATGTTAGTGAAATACAAAAAGACATGTGAGAAAATCGCAATGGGGTTGCTCGGATTGATGCCGAATGAGCGAAACGTGAAGGAACTCCAGAAATTAATCCGAATATATGAAGAAAAACCGGAAATGCAGTTGTATTTCTGGCGGGAAGGTGAAGACTATATTGGGTTGCTGGGTTTGGAAATGGAAGGTGACCACGTGGTCGTCTGCCACATCGCTGTCAATCCATCTCATCGGGGAGAAGGACTGGGGCAGGTGATGGTTGAACAAATTGAACAACGTGTCCAACCGCGTAAAGTCAAACTAACACAGGAAACAGAAAAACTTTGTTTAACTGTATGCTAA
- a CDS encoding DUF1259 domain-containing protein, whose product MKPSEAAAQQVRHLLDMEIELGGEKYVFSKSRTIEIGTADLMRTCMFDLIVSFEQYQHSGLAQNEAELYLRAEECEEFLSMLIRHEYPLPTDYQQWQEEKADIVCMHLRATEPPEIFAARLADAFLLFDADGDLNHYQER is encoded by the coding sequence ATGAAACCTTCAGAAGCAGCTGCTCAGCAAGTGCGCCACCTTCTGGACATGGAAATTGAATTGGGCGGAGAGAAATACGTATTCAGCAAGTCGCGGACCATCGAAATCGGTACAGCCGATTTGATGCGAACCTGCATGTTTGACTTGATCGTTTCATTTGAGCAATACCAGCACAGCGGTCTCGCCCAGAATGAAGCGGAGCTTTATCTCCGGGCAGAAGAGTGTGAGGAGTTTCTGTCCATGCTGATCCGGCACGAGTATCCGCTTCCGACGGATTATCAGCAATGGCAGGAAGAAAAAGCGGATATCGTCTGCATGCACTTGAGAGCGACCGAGCCGCCTGAAATTTTTGCAGCCCGGCTCGCTGATGCTTTTCTGTTGTTTGATGCGGACGGCGATTTGAATCATTACCAGGAGAGGTGA
- the mug gene encoding G/U mismatch-specific DNA glycosylase, with protein MELTPVQDHIKKGLKILFVGFNPSIRSSETGHHYAGPNNRFWTILYEAGLTPRKLKPEEDAELLSFGYGSTNIVSRPTKEAAEITKAEYEEGTMELQKKILEYKPKVVCFVGKGVYKEYTKKHDVQWGEQQAPLMPGVAEFVAPSSSGLVRMKLEDVVAIYKDLNRLI; from the coding sequence ATGGAATTAACACCAGTACAGGATCATATTAAGAAGGGCTTGAAGATTTTATTTGTGGGCTTTAACCCCAGTATCCGGTCTTCAGAAACAGGCCATCATTATGCAGGGCCGAACAATCGCTTCTGGACCATTTTGTATGAAGCGGGCTTAACGCCGAGAAAACTGAAACCGGAAGAAGATGCAGAACTGTTGTCATTCGGTTACGGCTCCACCAACATTGTCTCCCGTCCCACAAAAGAGGCTGCCGAAATAACGAAAGCCGAGTATGAAGAGGGTACGATGGAATTGCAAAAAAAGATATTGGAGTACAAGCCGAAAGTCGTCTGTTTTGTCGGCAAAGGGGTTTACAAGGAATACACCAAGAAACATGATGTTCAATGGGGAGAACAGCAGGCACCTTTAATGCCGGGAGTCGCTGAATTTGTGGCTCCTTCATCGAGCGGCCTCGTCCGGATGAAGCTTGAAGACGTAGTGGCGATCTATAAAGATCTTAACCGGCTCATTTAA